In Janibacter sp. CX7, a single genomic region encodes these proteins:
- a CDS encoding long-chain fatty acid--CoA ligase — translation MTNLASNLVTTAQAHPDKVAIKLDDAELTWSQLHGLAAKAAGSLRAAGLEPGDRVSLILPNIPAFPVLFYGTLLAGGVVVPMNPLLKANEIEYFYTDSGAKFSFVWGDFAAEAQAGAEGTDTQVIVSGPVGPAEDALPAGEPIAVPAERAGDDDAVILYTSGTTGRPKGAQLTHDNLRLNAQRSAEDIIGIRPEDVIMGCLPLFHVFGLTCGLNTAVLQGATLTLIPRFDPGKALEVIARDQVTIFEGVPTMYGAMLHHPSVADTDTSSLRTCVSGGSSLPGETLREFEETFKVSLLEGYGLSETSPVASFNMLDQPTKPGTIGRAIPGCEMKLIGEDGQAVGPGEGVGEIAIRGDNVMKGYWNKPEATEAAIPDGWFRTGDIASVDEDGYYTIVDRKKDLIIRGGMNIYPREVEEVLYTHPDVLECAVVSVPHPELGEDVGAAVSLREGASGDLEEIKQYVKDRVAAYKYPRTVWVLDELPKGPTGKILKREIHAPTS, via the coding sequence ATGACGAATCTGGCGAGCAACCTCGTCACCACAGCCCAGGCCCACCCGGACAAGGTGGCGATCAAGCTCGACGATGCCGAGCTGACGTGGTCACAGCTGCACGGCCTCGCGGCCAAGGCGGCCGGCTCCCTTCGTGCTGCCGGGCTCGAGCCCGGCGACCGGGTCTCGCTGATCCTGCCCAACATCCCGGCCTTCCCCGTGCTCTTCTACGGCACCCTCCTCGCCGGTGGCGTCGTCGTGCCGATGAACCCCCTGCTCAAGGCCAACGAGATCGAGTACTTCTACACCGACTCCGGCGCGAAGTTCTCCTTCGTCTGGGGCGACTTCGCCGCGGAGGCGCAGGCCGGTGCCGAGGGCACCGACACCCAGGTCATCGTCTCGGGCCCCGTCGGCCCGGCCGAGGACGCGCTGCCGGCCGGCGAGCCGATCGCCGTGCCCGCCGAGCGTGCCGGCGACGACGACGCCGTCATCCTCTACACCTCCGGCACCACCGGCCGGCCGAAGGGGGCCCAGCTCACCCACGACAACCTGCGGCTCAACGCGCAGCGCTCCGCCGAGGACATCATCGGGATCCGACCCGAGGACGTCATCATGGGCTGCCTGCCGCTCTTCCACGTCTTCGGCCTGACCTGCGGGCTCAACACCGCGGTGCTGCAGGGCGCGACCCTGACCCTCATCCCCCGCTTCGACCCCGGCAAGGCGCTCGAGGTCATCGCCCGCGACCAGGTGACGATCTTCGAGGGCGTGCCGACGATGTACGGCGCGATGCTCCACCACCCGTCGGTCGCCGACACCGACACCTCGAGCCTGCGCACGTGCGTCTCCGGTGGCTCATCGCTGCCCGGCGAGACGCTGCGCGAGTTCGAGGAGACCTTCAAGGTCAGCCTCCTCGAGGGCTACGGCCTCTCCGAGACCTCGCCGGTCGCCTCCTTCAACATGCTCGACCAGCCGACCAAGCCCGGCACGATCGGCCGCGCGATCCCCGGCTGCGAGATGAAGCTCATCGGCGAGGACGGCCAGGCGGTCGGCCCCGGCGAGGGCGTCGGCGAGATCGCGATCCGCGGCGACAACGTCATGAAGGGCTACTGGAACAAGCCGGAGGCGACCGAGGCCGCGATCCCGGACGGCTGGTTCCGCACCGGCGACATCGCGAGCGTCGACGAGGACGGCTACTACACGATCGTCGACCGCAAGAAGGACCTCATCATCCGCGGCGGCATGAACATCTACCCGCGCGAGGTCGAGGAGGTGCTCTACACCCACCCCGACGTCCTCGAGTGCGCGGTCGTCTCCGTGCCGCACCCCGAGCTCGGCGAGGACGTCGGCGCCGCCGTCTCGCTGCGCGAGGGCGCCTCGGGTGACCTCGAGGAGATCAAGCAGTACGTCAAGGACCGGGTCGCGGCCTACAAGTACCCGCGCACCGTCTGGGTCCTCGACGAGCTGCCCAAGGGCCCGACGGGCAAGATCCTCAAGCGGGAGATCCACGCGCCGACCTCCTGA
- the ligA gene encoding NAD-dependent DNA ligase LigA has translation MSEIPETDESAAHAQPETPADVPDELRQEWTDLAEQATAAQFAYHVRDAPTISDAEYDRLIRRLQEIEEAHPSLRTPESPTQQVGGAIFSTDFTAVDHLERMLSLDNAFEGDDLLAWAQRVETEVSGFHYLCELKIDGVAINLLYEGGKLTRALTRGDGRTGEDVTLNVRTIEGIPTQLDDSVHPVPDLVEIRGEVFFRLEDFAELNAGLVEAGKPPFANPRNSAAGSLRQKDPRVTARRSLHMLVHGMGRREGFDIDSQSHAYELMAAWGLPTSPHYRVLDSITQVRDFIADVERQRHDYDHEIDGVVVKVDEIAVQRRLGSTSRAPRWAIAWKYPPEEVNTTLLDIQVNVGRTGRVTPFGVMEPVTVAGSTVSMATLHNGHEVKRKGVLIGDTVVLRKAGDVIPEILGPVVELRDGTEREFVMPTHCPACGTKLAPQKEGDKDIRCPNSRTCPSQLRERLSSLAGRGAFDIEALGWEGAVGLLDSGVLTDEGGLFGLTAQDVARVPLFTRAAKKTDPEEAVHDGRVLSANGAKLVDNLQQAKQQPLWRVLVALSIRHVGPTAARALAQHFGSMAAIREADEEALADVEGVGPTIAASVREWFDGEGNDWHRGIVDQWAADGVRMEDERDESIRQTLEGVTVVVTGSLERYSRDSAKEAILERGGKASGSVSKKTDWVVVGDNAGTKEAKARELGRPILTEEEFTELLETGAVARFADGDGEGGDRAGDTGGADG, from the coding sequence GTGAGCGAGATCCCCGAGACGGACGAGTCCGCAGCGCACGCGCAGCCGGAGACCCCCGCCGACGTGCCCGACGAGCTGCGTCAGGAGTGGACCGACCTCGCCGAGCAGGCGACGGCCGCGCAGTTCGCCTACCACGTCAGGGACGCCCCGACGATCAGTGATGCCGAGTACGACCGGCTCATCCGTCGGCTGCAGGAGATCGAGGAGGCGCACCCCTCCCTTCGCACTCCCGAGTCGCCGACGCAGCAGGTGGGCGGGGCGATCTTCTCCACCGACTTCACCGCGGTCGACCACCTCGAGCGGATGCTCAGCCTCGACAACGCCTTCGAGGGCGACGACCTGCTCGCCTGGGCGCAGCGCGTCGAGACCGAGGTGAGCGGCTTCCACTACCTGTGCGAGCTCAAGATCGACGGCGTCGCGATCAACCTGCTCTACGAGGGCGGCAAGCTCACCCGGGCCCTGACCCGCGGCGACGGGCGCACTGGCGAGGACGTCACGCTCAACGTGCGCACCATCGAGGGCATCCCGACCCAGCTCGACGACAGCGTGCACCCCGTGCCCGACCTCGTCGAGATCCGCGGGGAGGTCTTCTTCCGGCTCGAGGACTTCGCCGAGCTCAACGCCGGCCTCGTCGAGGCGGGCAAGCCCCCCTTCGCCAACCCGCGCAACTCCGCCGCGGGATCGTTGCGGCAGAAGGACCCCCGAGTCACGGCCCGCCGCTCGCTCCACATGCTCGTGCACGGCATGGGGCGCCGCGAGGGCTTCGACATCGACAGCCAGAGCCACGCCTACGAGCTCATGGCCGCGTGGGGGCTGCCGACCTCGCCGCACTACCGCGTGCTCGACTCGATCACCCAGGTGCGCGACTTCATCGCCGACGTCGAGCGGCAGCGCCACGACTACGACCACGAGATCGACGGCGTGGTCGTCAAGGTCGACGAGATCGCCGTGCAGCGCCGGCTCGGGTCGACCTCGCGGGCGCCGCGCTGGGCCATCGCGTGGAAGTACCCGCCCGAGGAGGTCAACACCACGCTCCTCGACATCCAGGTCAACGTCGGGCGGACGGGGCGGGTCACCCCCTTCGGCGTCATGGAGCCGGTGACCGTCGCCGGCTCGACCGTCTCGATGGCGACCCTGCACAACGGCCACGAGGTGAAGCGCAAGGGCGTGCTCATCGGCGACACCGTCGTGCTGCGCAAGGCGGGCGACGTCATCCCCGAGATCCTCGGTCCGGTCGTCGAGCTGCGCGACGGCACCGAGCGGGAGTTCGTCATGCCGACGCACTGCCCGGCCTGCGGGACGAAGCTCGCCCCGCAGAAGGAGGGCGACAAGGACATCCGCTGCCCCAACTCGCGCACCTGCCCGAGCCAGCTGCGCGAGCGGCTCTCCTCGCTCGCCGGGCGTGGGGCCTTCGACATCGAGGCGCTCGGTTGGGAGGGCGCCGTCGGGCTGCTCGACTCGGGCGTGCTCACCGACGAGGGAGGCCTCTTCGGCCTCACGGCGCAGGACGTCGCGCGGGTCCCGCTCTTCACGCGGGCCGCCAAGAAGACCGACCCGGAGGAGGCCGTCCACGACGGTCGGGTCCTCTCGGCCAACGGCGCCAAGCTCGTCGACAACCTCCAGCAGGCCAAGCAGCAGCCGCTGTGGCGGGTGCTCGTCGCGCTGTCGATCCGGCACGTCGGGCCGACCGCGGCCCGGGCGCTGGCGCAGCACTTCGGCTCGATGGCCGCGATCCGCGAAGCCGACGAGGAGGCCCTGGCCGACGTCGAGGGCGTCGGGCCGACGATCGCGGCCTCGGTGCGTGAGTGGTTCGACGGCGAGGGCAATGACTGGCACCGCGGCATCGTCGACCAGTGGGCGGCCGACGGTGTGCGCATGGAGGACGAGCGCGACGAGTCGATCCGGCAGACCCTCGAGGGTGTCACCGTCGTCGTCACCGGTTCGCTCGAGCGCTACTCCCGCGACTCCGCCAAGGAGGCGATCCTCGAGCGCGGCGGCAAGGCCTCGGGCTCGGTGAGCAAGAAGACCGACTGGGTCGTCGTCGGCGACAACGCCGGCACCAAGGAGGCCAAGGCCCGCGAGCTCGGCCGTCCGATCCTCACCGAGGAGGAGTTCACCGAGCTGCTCGAGACGGGTGCCGTGGCGCGTTTCGCCGACGGTGATGGCGAAGGGGGCGACCGCGCCGGTGACACGGGTGGCGCCGACGGATGA
- a CDS encoding DUF664 domain-containing protein → MSGIDRATAQWYVDTALAKLLARADELADAGGDELLCRRPDVEGANSVYALVVHCCGVMERWGGETIAGREIHRDRAAEFTATGSIDQLEALVAAQRRRWVEDLADYDAGAAPRGPDGWQEGDPEPTTQGFVVLHVIEELYQHLGHVDLTVDLVLGR, encoded by the coding sequence ATGAGCGGCATCGACCGGGCCACCGCCCAGTGGTACGTCGACACCGCCCTGGCCAAGCTGCTCGCCCGGGCCGACGAGCTCGCCGACGCCGGGGGAGACGAGCTGCTCTGCCGGCGGCCCGACGTCGAGGGGGCCAACAGCGTCTACGCGCTCGTCGTCCACTGCTGCGGTGTCATGGAGCGCTGGGGTGGCGAGACGATCGCCGGTCGCGAGATCCATCGCGACCGGGCCGCGGAGTTCACCGCGACGGGCAGCATCGACCAGCTCGAGGCGCTCGTCGCCGCGCAGCGGCGGCGCTGGGTCGAGGACCTCGCCGACTACGACGCCGGCGCGGCGCCGCGGGGCCCCGACGGCTGGCAGGAGGGCGACCCCGAGCCGACGACGCAGGGCTTCGTCGTCCTGCACGTCATCGAGGAGCTCTACCAGCACCTCGGCCACGTCGACCTGACCGTCGACCTCGTGCTCGGCCGCTGA
- a CDS encoding DEAD/DEAH box helicase: MSTESTTPDAPETTETTEPEGPTFADLGLDDRVVRSLRDIGYERPSPIQAATIPALLEGRHVVGLAQTGTGKTAAFALPVLSRLDPKQKAPQALILAPTRELALQVCEAIEKYSARMPGVRVLPVYGGQGYGVQLSALRRGVHIVVGTPGRIMDHLDKGTLDLSQLRFLVLDEADEMLKMGFAEDVETILSATPEDKHVALFSATMPAQIRRISKKYLTDALEITVERKTTTAPNITQRHLFVSYPQKVEALTRILEVENFEAMIVFVRTKNETEMLAERLRARGFSAAAINGDVAQAQRERTVSQLKSGKLDILVATDVAARGLDVERISHVVNYDIPTDTESYVHRIGRTGRAGRSGDAISFVTPRERHLLKAIEKATRTTLTEMSMPSVEDINASRLGKLDDRITAALSSPDLATFRDVVGHYVREHDVPEGDVAAALAIVLQGDEPMLLDPDPVRPPRRERDDRAPRRDREGEGGRRGDRGPRGSSGPMGSYRIAVGRRHKVEPRQIVGALANEGGLRREDFGHIDIRGDHSIVELPATLPEGTAERLRSTRISGQLIELREWQERGGGRGGPRRDKPPYGKKSFDKKPHRKGRRD; this comes from the coding sequence GTGAGCACCGAGAGCACGACCCCTGACGCGCCCGAGACGACCGAGACGACCGAGCCGGAGGGCCCGACCTTCGCCGACCTCGGCCTTGACGACCGGGTCGTGCGGTCCCTGCGGGACATCGGCTACGAGCGGCCCTCGCCGATCCAGGCCGCGACGATCCCGGCGCTGCTCGAGGGACGCCACGTCGTGGGCCTGGCGCAGACCGGCACCGGCAAGACGGCGGCCTTCGCGCTGCCGGTCCTCAGCCGCCTCGACCCCAAGCAGAAGGCGCCACAGGCGCTCATCCTCGCGCCGACCCGCGAGCTCGCGCTGCAGGTCTGCGAGGCGATCGAGAAGTACTCGGCCCGCATGCCCGGCGTGCGCGTGCTCCCGGTCTACGGCGGCCAGGGCTACGGCGTGCAGCTGAGCGCCCTGCGGCGCGGCGTGCACATCGTCGTCGGCACGCCGGGGCGGATCATGGACCACCTCGACAAGGGCACGCTCGACCTGTCGCAGCTGCGCTTCCTCGTGCTCGACGAGGCCGACGAGATGCTCAAGATGGGCTTCGCCGAGGACGTCGAGACGATCCTGTCCGCGACGCCCGAGGACAAGCACGTCGCCCTCTTCAGCGCGACGATGCCCGCGCAGATCCGCCGGATCTCGAAGAAGTACCTCACCGACGCCCTCGAGATCACCGTCGAGCGCAAGACGACGACGGCGCCCAACATCACCCAGCGTCACCTCTTCGTCTCCTACCCGCAGAAGGTCGAGGCCCTCACCCGCATCCTCGAGGTGGAGAACTTCGAGGCGATGATCGTCTTCGTCCGCACGAAGAACGAGACCGAGATGCTCGCGGAGCGGCTGCGGGCGCGGGGCTTCTCCGCCGCCGCGATCAACGGCGACGTCGCGCAGGCGCAGCGCGAGCGGACGGTCAGCCAGCTCAAGTCGGGCAAGCTCGACATCCTCGTCGCGACCGACGTCGCCGCCCGCGGTCTCGACGTCGAGCGGATCAGCCACGTCGTCAACTACGACATCCCCACGGACACCGAGTCCTACGTCCACCGCATCGGCCGCACCGGTCGCGCCGGCCGCTCCGGCGACGCGATCTCCTTCGTCACCCCCCGCGAGCGGCACCTGCTCAAGGCGATCGAGAAGGCCACGCGCACGACGCTGACCGAGATGTCGATGCCGAGCGTCGAGGACATCAACGCCAGTCGGCTGGGCAAGCTCGACGACCGGATCACCGCGGCCCTCTCCTCGCCCGACCTGGCGACCTTCCGCGACGTCGTCGGCCACTACGTGCGTGAGCACGACGTGCCCGAGGGCGATGTCGCGGCCGCGCTGGCGATCGTCCTGCAGGGCGACGAGCCGATGCTCCTCGACCCCGACCCGGTGCGCCCGCCCCGTCGCGAGCGCGACGACCGTGCTCCCCGACGTGACCGTGAGGGCGAAGGGGGGCGCCGCGGTGACCGTGGTCCGCGCGGCTCCTCGGGCCCCATGGGGTCCTACCGGATCGCCGTCGGCCGCCGGCACAAGGTCGAGCCGCGGCAGATCGTCGGTGCCCTGGCCAACGAAGGGGGTCTGCGTCGCGAGGACTTCGGCCACATCGACATCCGGGGTGACCACTCGATCGTCGAGCTGCCGGCGACCCTGCCCGAGGGCACGGCCGAGCGGCTGCGCAGCACGCGGATCTCGGGGCAGCTCATCGAGCTGCGTGAGTGGCAGGAGCGCGGTGGCGGTCGCGGCGGGCCGCGCCGTGACAAGCCGCCCTACGGCAAGAAGTCCTTCGACAAGAAGCCGCACCGCAAGGGCCGACGCGACTGA
- a CDS encoding class I SAM-dependent methyltransferase: MVAELDPVDRLLLDELGEVPSGRVVVLGDETGALARALVERAGASTLQDPRVLQGWAGAGEQVVAHSDSLVAERQVAQALAGASGGGEVVPDLAEALTGAALVVLRLPKSLDALDEIARTAVLLGTDDVRLVAGGRVKHMTPSMNEVLGASFEQVHASLGRQKSRVLHAAGPRTVEQAWPRQRHHADLDLTIHAHGAAFAGTRVDAGTRLLLGQLDRLSGTDGTVVDLGCGTGVLASLLARRFDDVVAIDVSAAAVASAQLTTAGAADVRRGDGLTDLADASVATIVSNPPFHVGTAKDSTPTLAMIADAKRVLRPGGELVLVYNSHLPYLPRLREVGPTEILARDRSYLVTRTVRA; encoded by the coding sequence ATGGTCGCCGAGCTCGACCCGGTGGACCGGCTGCTCCTCGACGAGCTGGGTGAGGTCCCCTCCGGGCGGGTCGTCGTGCTCGGTGACGAGACCGGCGCTCTCGCAAGGGCGCTCGTCGAGCGGGCCGGGGCGTCAACTCTGCAGGACCCTAGGGTCTTGCAGGGTTGGGCGGGTGCAGGGGAGCAGGTCGTCGCGCACAGCGACTCGCTCGTCGCCGAGCGGCAGGTGGCGCAGGCGCTCGCCGGTGCATCGGGCGGGGGCGAGGTCGTGCCGGACCTCGCCGAGGCCCTCACCGGCGCCGCGCTCGTCGTGCTGCGGCTGCCGAAGTCGCTCGACGCCCTCGACGAGATCGCCCGCACCGCAGTGTTGCTCGGCACGGACGACGTGCGCCTCGTCGCCGGTGGTCGGGTCAAGCACATGACGCCGTCGATGAACGAGGTGCTCGGCGCGAGCTTCGAGCAGGTGCACGCCAGCCTCGGCCGGCAGAAGTCACGGGTGCTGCACGCCGCCGGCCCCCGCACCGTCGAGCAGGCCTGGCCGAGGCAGCGACACCACGCCGACCTCGACCTCACGATCCACGCGCACGGCGCGGCCTTCGCCGGTACGCGCGTCGACGCGGGCACCCGGCTGCTCCTCGGTCAGCTCGACCGGCTCTCCGGCACCGATGGCACCGTCGTCGACCTGGGTTGCGGCACAGGGGTGCTCGCGTCCTTGCTCGCCCGGCGTTTCGACGACGTCGTCGCGATCGACGTCTCCGCGGCCGCGGTCGCGTCTGCGCAGCTGACGACCGCAGGGGCAGCCGACGTCCGCCGAGGTGACGGGCTCACGGACCTGGCCGACGCGTCCGTCGCCACGATCGTGAGCAATCCCCCCTTCCACGTCGGGACCGCGAAGGACTCGACCCCGACGCTGGCGATGATCGCCGACGCGAAGCGGGTGCTGCGGCCCGGCGGCGAGCTCGTCCTCGTCTACAACTCGCACCTGCCCTACCTGCCGCGGCTGCGCGAGGTGGGGCCGACGGAGATCCTCGCCCGCGACCGCAGCTATCTCGTCACCCGCACCGTGCGGGCATGA
- the tpx gene encoding thiol peroxidase, producing the protein MATTAFKGNPVTTVGELPAPGADAPSFDLVGDGLSALTTADVPGRVVLNIFPSIDTGVCAASVRKFNELAASLDNTTVVNVSKDLPFAQARFCGAEGIDKVKVGSAFRSSFGEDFGVTMADGPMAGLLARSVVVVDADGKVLHTELVPEITQEPDYDAAVKALG; encoded by the coding sequence ATGGCTACCACCGCATTCAAGGGCAACCCCGTCACCACCGTCGGCGAGCTGCCGGCCCCCGGCGCCGATGCGCCGTCCTTCGACCTCGTCGGCGACGGTCTGTCCGCGCTGACCACCGCCGACGTGCCCGGCCGCGTCGTCCTCAACATCTTCCCCAGCATCGACACCGGCGTCTGCGCCGCGAGCGTGCGCAAGTTCAACGAGCTCGCCGCGAGCCTCGACAACACGACGGTCGTCAACGTCAGCAAGGACCTCCCCTTCGCCCAGGCCCGCTTCTGCGGCGCGGAGGGCATCGACAAGGTCAAGGTCGGCTCCGCCTTCCGCTCCTCCTTCGGCGAGGACTTCGGCGTGACCATGGCCGACGGCCCGATGGCTGGCCTGCTCGCCCGCTCGGTCGTCGTCGTCGACGCCGACGGCAAGGTCCTGCACACCGAGCTCGTTCCCGAGATCACCCAGGAGCCGGACTACGACGCCGCGGTCAAGGCGCTCGGCTGA
- a CDS encoding HIT family protein: MATLFTKIIEGEIPGRFVWSDETCVAFLTIEPLTDGHAMIVPRAEIEQWTDADEQTWAHLQRVAGIVGRAQQAEWEAPRVGMLLEGFLVPHLHIHTWPAFSPEDFDPHAPMRDVSDERFEAAAERLRARLRADGHGEHVPGPGALPA; the protein is encoded by the coding sequence ATGGCGACTCTCTTCACGAAGATCATCGAGGGTGAGATCCCCGGACGGTTCGTGTGGTCCGACGAGACCTGCGTGGCCTTCCTGACGATCGAGCCGCTGACCGACGGCCACGCGATGATCGTGCCGCGCGCCGAGATCGAGCAGTGGACCGACGCGGACGAGCAGACCTGGGCGCACCTGCAGCGCGTGGCCGGCATCGTCGGTCGGGCCCAGCAAGCCGAGTGGGAGGCGCCGCGGGTCGGCATGCTCCTCGAGGGCTTCCTGGTGCCGCACCTGCACATCCACACCTGGCCGGCCTTCTCCCCCGAAGACTTCGACCCGCACGCCCCGATGCGCGACGTCAGCGACGAGCGCTTCGAGGCCGCCGCCGAGCGGCTGCGCGCGCGCCTGCGCGCCGACGGTCACGGCGAGCACGTCCCCGGCCCGGGGGCACTGCCCGCATGA
- a CDS encoding type II toxin-antitoxin system RatA family toxin, translated as MPQVSADVHVPVPPELAYAVSQTTGSVRRRWDPFIREQHFLDGASEPGVGVRTFTRTSFLGPLSPSMVSEYVSWRPPTSVGMTMVSGPWFFERFGGGWRFQPDGDGAVAVWKYTYDVRLRPRLLQRIAHAIGQRLLGREISRRIEGFAAGCRDEVVLAAARADMARRAGADSSSKGGAA; from the coding sequence ATGCCGCAGGTCAGCGCAGATGTGCACGTGCCGGTCCCGCCGGAGCTCGCCTACGCCGTGTCGCAGACGACGGGGTCGGTCCGCAGGCGATGGGACCCCTTCATCCGCGAGCAGCACTTCCTCGACGGGGCGAGCGAGCCGGGCGTGGGGGTGCGCACCTTCACCCGGACCTCCTTCCTCGGACCGCTGTCGCCGTCGATGGTCAGCGAGTACGTCTCGTGGCGCCCGCCGACCTCCGTGGGCATGACGATGGTCAGCGGCCCGTGGTTCTTCGAGCGCTTCGGCGGCGGGTGGCGCTTCCAGCCCGACGGCGACGGCGCGGTCGCGGTCTGGAAGTACACCTACGACGTGCGGCTGCGTCCCCGTCTGCTCCAGCGGATCGCCCACGCCATCGGCCAGCGGCTCCTCGGCCGGGAGATCTCCCGTCGCATCGAGGGCTTCGCGGCCGGGTGCCGTGACGAGGTGGTGCTCGCCGCGGCCCGGGCGGACATGGCCCGTCGTGCCGGGGCCGACTCCAGTTCGAAGGGGGGAGCAGCGTGA
- a CDS encoding carbon-nitrogen hydrolase family protein: protein MRLAGCQWSATGDPAANLVTLGEWTARAADAGARLVIHPEAAMASFAGRLDTAAEPLDGRFADGVREVAARHGVTLVVGMFTPADEITTAEGRERSRVHNTLLVTGGGVEETTYRKIHLYDAFGSRESDTVAPGDEVRTVEVDGWSVGLATCYDVRFAGHFTELGRRGAELVVLPASWGDGPGKASQWDLLTRARAHDAQAWLLAVGQAWTPESVRGPYGIGRSALADPTGEVRARLGGGEDLLVVEVDHETVSRTRETIPVL from the coding sequence ATGCGTCTGGCCGGATGCCAGTGGTCCGCCACCGGTGACCCGGCCGCCAACCTCGTCACGCTCGGGGAGTGGACCGCCCGGGCCGCGGACGCCGGTGCCCGGCTCGTCATCCACCCCGAGGCGGCGATGGCCTCCTTCGCCGGTCGGCTCGACACCGCCGCCGAGCCCCTCGACGGGCGCTTTGCCGACGGGGTGCGCGAGGTGGCTGCGCGGCACGGCGTGACCCTCGTCGTCGGCATGTTCACCCCCGCCGACGAGATCACGACCGCCGAGGGCAGGGAGCGCTCGCGGGTGCACAACACGCTGCTCGTCACCGGCGGTGGCGTCGAGGAGACGACCTATCGCAAGATCCACCTCTACGACGCCTTCGGCAGCCGTGAGTCCGACACGGTGGCGCCCGGCGACGAGGTGCGCACCGTCGAGGTCGACGGCTGGTCCGTCGGCCTGGCCACCTGCTACGACGTGCGCTTCGCCGGCCACTTCACCGAGCTGGGTCGGCGTGGTGCCGAGCTCGTTGTGCTGCCCGCCTCGTGGGGGGACGGGCCCGGCAAGGCGAGCCAGTGGGACCTGCTCACCCGGGCCCGCGCGCACGACGCGCAGGCCTGGTTGCTCGCCGTCGGGCAGGCCTGGACCCCGGAGTCGGTGCGCGGCCCCTATGGCATCGGTCGCTCCGCGCTCGCCGACCCGACCGGCGAGGTGCGGGCGCGGCTCGGTGGCGGGGAGGACCTGCTCGTCGTCGAGGTCGACCACGAGACGGTGTCCCGCACCCGCGAGACCATCCCGGTCCTCTAG
- a CDS encoding DUF559 domain-containing protein, which yields MQPEEVITQLGGVATRAELLTHVTEGALRRALAGQRVVRHSRGRYALPFVPSIGERVSLEDVAQTARRAAHQMSGTAVLQSAAARWGWRMKWYPTRPQVAVPRGRAVPASVRRRIDVRYRDVPAGDRDDGWVTDRVRTALDCAGQLPQDEALAIVDSALREGMVTQDELLLAAAGLPNLYRSRAESVIGMASSEAANPFESVLRWIVSDIPGLQVRPQVEIHDDEGKVGTVDLADEELRLVLEADSFEWHGQLDGLEKDCYRYDRFIAQGWLVLRFTWEMVMYRPEWVRAVVIRTMEQCDLRVRRPGPGRRPGEP from the coding sequence ATGCAGCCGGAGGAGGTCATCACACAGCTCGGGGGAGTTGCCACGCGAGCAGAGCTGCTGACCCATGTCACCGAGGGTGCACTGCGTCGGGCCCTGGCCGGGCAGCGCGTCGTCCGGCACAGCCGGGGCCGCTACGCCCTCCCCTTCGTGCCATCGATCGGGGAGCGCGTCTCGCTCGAGGACGTGGCCCAGACCGCGCGCCGGGCCGCTCACCAGATGTCTGGGACGGCGGTCCTGCAGTCCGCGGCGGCTCGCTGGGGGTGGCGGATGAAGTGGTATCCGACCCGCCCACAGGTGGCCGTGCCTCGCGGGCGTGCCGTTCCAGCGAGCGTCCGCCGGCGCATTGACGTGCGGTACCGCGATGTCCCCGCAGGTGATCGCGACGACGGCTGGGTCACCGACCGGGTCCGGACCGCGCTCGACTGCGCCGGTCAGCTACCCCAGGACGAGGCGCTCGCGATCGTCGACTCGGCGCTGCGCGAGGGCATGGTGACCCAGGACGAGCTCCTGCTGGCTGCTGCAGGTCTGCCCAACCTCTACCGCTCTCGTGCCGAGTCGGTCATCGGCATGGCCAGCTCCGAGGCCGCCAATCCCTTCGAGTCCGTCCTGCGCTGGATCGTGTCGGACATCCCCGGTCTGCAGGTCAGACCACAGGTGGAGATCCATGACGACGAGGGCAAGGTCGGCACCGTGGACCTGGCGGACGAGGAGCTGCGTCTCGTGCTGGAAGCGGACTCCTTCGAGTGGCACGGCCAGCTCGACGGCCTCGAGAAGGACTGCTATCGCTACGACCGGTTCATCGCGCAGGGATGGTTGGTGCTGCGCTTCACCTGGGAGATGGTGATGTACCGGCCCGAGTGGGTGCGGGCGGTGGTCATCCGCACCATGGAGCAATGTGACCTGCGGGTACGACGACCAGGTCCCGGTCGCCGACCCGGCGAGCCCTGA
- the gatC gene encoding Asp-tRNA(Asn)/Glu-tRNA(Gln) amidotransferase subunit GatC yields MADLSRDDVAHLASLARIDLSDAELDRMVGELATIISSVEAVQQAPIEGVEPMSHPMPIVNVTRPDEVRPSLTPEEALAMAPASEVERFAVPRILTED; encoded by the coding sequence ATGGCTGACCTCTCTCGCGACGACGTGGCCCATCTGGCCTCGTTGGCCCGTATCGACCTCTCCGACGCCGAGCTCGACCGCATGGTCGGCGAGCTCGCGACCATCATCTCCTCCGTCGAGGCCGTGCAGCAGGCTCCGATCGAGGGCGTCGAGCCGATGAGCCACCCGATGCCGATCGTCAACGTCACCCGCCCGGACGAGGTGCGCCCGTCGCTGACCCCCGAGGAGGCCCTGGCCATGGCGCCGGCCTCCGAGGTCGAGCGCTTCGCCGTGCCGCGCATCCTCACCGAAGACTGA